Proteins encoded within one genomic window of Acidobacteriota bacterium:
- a CDS encoding D-aminoacylase — protein MPSSRRRFLVRSGAAVFGLAQGVGLHARQPEVDLVVRGATIFDGVSVEGREGDVAVSGDRIGAIGPKLPVRGRVEIDGRGLVVAPGFIDIHSHGDRGLREDGRGESVIRQGVTTIVVGADGSSQATGAADASFRDFWGTVAGWRPACNVASMVGLGTIRAAVVGQADRPASAEELARMVAMVEQAVADGACGVSTGLEYTPGAFARPGELAALSRPLAARGLPYATHMRNEDDRLLDAVDEALRVGQEAGCPVQISHLKAMGRRNWPRIDEVFGRLDRARASGVDAMFDWYPYVAYSTGLSSLFPTWSLEGGAAALLQRADDPAQATRVRTGVLDKIALIGGWDSVQIAAVSAAEDRAVEGQRLGTFAAARGIDPYVLTLDLLRRSQGAVSMVGFAMDEASLDRLIAHPLAMVCSDGGAFAVDGPTRRGQPHPRGAGTFPRVLGHFVRERKALPLGEAIRKMTSVTAARVRLSDRGRLTEGLAADLVVFDPARIADRATFADPFQYPVGISLVVVNGRIVVRDGQRTPAAAGRTLRPAARTAVAAAVVRGV, from the coding sequence ATGCCTTCGTCGCGACGTCGATTCCTCGTGCGGTCTGGTGCCGCGGTGTTCGGGCTGGCGCAGGGCGTTGGCCTCCATGCCAGACAGCCCGAGGTCGACCTCGTGGTGCGTGGGGCGACGATCTTCGATGGTGTGTCGGTCGAGGGGCGAGAGGGCGACGTGGCCGTCAGCGGTGATCGGATCGGGGCGATCGGCCCGAAGCTGCCCGTTCGTGGGCGTGTCGAGATTGACGGGCGCGGACTGGTGGTGGCGCCCGGGTTCATCGATATCCATTCGCACGGCGACCGCGGCCTGCGCGAGGATGGTCGCGGCGAGTCCGTCATTCGCCAGGGCGTGACGACGATCGTGGTCGGCGCCGACGGCAGTTCACAGGCGACCGGCGCCGCCGACGCGTCGTTCCGTGATTTCTGGGGGACCGTCGCGGGCTGGCGGCCGGCGTGCAACGTCGCCTCCATGGTGGGCCTCGGCACGATTCGCGCCGCGGTGGTCGGGCAGGCCGACCGTCCCGCGAGTGCCGAGGAACTGGCGCGGATGGTGGCGATGGTGGAGCAGGCCGTTGCCGATGGCGCGTGCGGCGTGTCCACCGGCCTCGAATACACGCCCGGCGCGTTCGCGCGGCCCGGGGAACTCGCCGCCCTCAGTCGTCCGCTCGCCGCGCGAGGCCTGCCGTACGCGACGCACATGCGCAACGAGGACGACAGGTTGCTCGATGCCGTGGACGAGGCCCTGCGCGTGGGGCAGGAGGCGGGCTGTCCCGTCCAGATCTCGCACCTGAAGGCGATGGGCCGACGCAACTGGCCCCGCATCGACGAGGTGTTCGGACGACTCGACCGCGCGCGGGCATCGGGCGTCGACGCGATGTTCGACTGGTATCCCTACGTCGCCTACTCGACCGGGCTGTCGAGCCTCTTCCCGACATGGAGCCTCGAAGGTGGCGCCGCGGCGTTGCTGCAGCGAGCCGACGACCCGGCGCAGGCCACGCGCGTGCGTACCGGCGTGCTCGACAAGATCGCGCTCATCGGCGGCTGGGACAGCGTGCAGATCGCCGCCGTGAGCGCTGCCGAGGATCGCGCCGTGGAGGGGCAGCGGCTTGGCACCTTCGCCGCAGCACGAGGAATCGATCCCTACGTGCTCACGCTCGATCTGCTGCGCCGCAGTCAGGGCGCCGTGAGCATGGTGGGGTTCGCCATGGACGAGGCGTCGCTCGACCGTCTGATCGCGCATCCGCTCGCGATGGTCTGCTCCGATGGCGGCGCATTCGCCGTCGACGGGCCAACGCGCCGCGGCCAGCCGCATCCGCGTGGTGCCGGAACGTTCCCGCGCGTGCTCGGCCACTTCGTGCGCGAGCGGAAGGCGCTCCCGCTCGGCGAAGCCATCCGCAAGATGACGTCGGTCACGGCCGCGCGCGTGCGCCTGTCGGATCGCGGGCGCCTGACGGAGGGACTTGCCGCCGATCTCGTGGTGTTCGACCCCGCGCGCATCGCCGATCGCGCGACGTTCGCCGATCCGTTCCAGTATCCCGTCGGGATCTCGCTCGTGGTGGTCAACGGCCGGATCGTTGTCCGGGATGGCCAGCGGACGCCTGCCGCGGCAGGACGTACCCTGCGACCGGCCGCCCGCACGGCCGTTGCGGCGGCGGTCGTGCGCGGTGTTTGA
- a CDS encoding Gfo/Idh/MocA family oxidoreductase, with protein MSGPVHIAFLGCGFITRVHCRHLRKLGSAVTVSFASRDIARAQAYQREFAGVAAWGDYGAALADPGVDAIVVAVPPRFHLELTRGALEAGKHVLVEKPAFPSLDDYLAVREVRDKVGRIVMVGENDHYKPLAVTLRRLLADRAVGDLVFGNFTTIAHRLKSADDWRNDESLAGGDAFFEEGIHWLHVAGSLGPTITRAHGYRPVVSRNGPDRRAKSLLVAFEYDCGAVGALYYSREIPSLFRGVRFSKLFGRDGVITFESNGALVIVRRHGRLPRMIQPGLRDIRGYQAMYRDLVTCIRTGRQPEMRLERAIEDQRLMDQIMRSAQRPADRVEAVS; from the coding sequence ATGTCAGGTCCTGTCCACATCGCGTTTCTCGGCTGCGGCTTCATCACCAGGGTTCACTGCCGCCATTTGCGGAAGCTCGGTTCCGCCGTCACGGTGAGCTTCGCGAGCCGCGACATCGCGCGGGCGCAGGCCTACCAGCGCGAGTTCGCGGGCGTTGCCGCCTGGGGCGACTACGGGGCCGCCCTTGCCGATCCCGGCGTCGACGCCATCGTCGTGGCGGTGCCGCCGCGCTTTCATCTCGAACTGACACGCGGGGCGCTCGAGGCAGGCAAGCACGTGCTGGTGGAGAAGCCCGCATTCCCGTCGCTGGACGACTACCTCGCCGTGCGTGAGGTGCGCGACAAGGTCGGACGCATCGTGATGGTCGGCGAGAACGATCACTACAAGCCACTCGCCGTCACGCTTCGGCGCCTGCTTGCCGATCGTGCGGTGGGCGATCTCGTCTTCGGCAACTTCACGACAATCGCACATCGCCTCAAGTCGGCCGACGACTGGCGCAACGACGAGAGCCTGGCTGGCGGTGACGCCTTCTTCGAAGAGGGCATCCACTGGCTGCACGTGGCGGGGAGCCTCGGGCCGACGATCACGCGTGCGCACGGCTATCGGCCCGTCGTGTCGCGCAACGGGCCAGACCGCCGCGCCAAGTCGCTGCTCGTGGCCTTCGAGTACGACTGTGGTGCTGTGGGTGCACTCTACTATTCGCGCGAGATCCCGTCGCTGTTCCGGGGCGTCAGGTTCTCGAAGCTGTTCGGCCGCGACGGCGTCATCACGTTCGAATCCAACGGGGCGCTGGTGATCGTTCGCCGCCATGGACGGCTGCCGCGCATGATTCAGCCTGGCCTGCGCGACATCCGCGGCTATCAGGCGATGTATCGCGACCTGGTCACGTGCATCCGTACCGGCCGTCAACCGGAGATGCGTCTGGAACGCGCGATCGAGGACCAGCGCCTCATGGATCAGATCATGCGCAGCGCCCAGCGGCCGGCCGATCGGGTCGAGGCCGTCTCCTGA
- a CDS encoding GMC family oxidoreductase — protein sequence MQTYAFDLVIIGSGAGGGTVARALADTGRRILVIERGDDVPSEAENWSPHAVWQALRYRTSERWVDQAGAEFQPYTHYNVGGNTKFWGSVLYRLRREDFGEIAHRDGVSPAWPIAYDDLAPWYDRAEALYHVRGDGADDPTEPPRRPYPYPPVPHTATVARVIDGLRAQGLHPSPLPLGLIDPGLPDGCRLCNTCNSFPCRIDRKSDADVCCVRPARAAGVTVWTRALAQRLVTNADGTRVAAVEVARDDDVVRVEAPLVVVSCGAVNSAALMLRSATRLHSRGLANSSGLVGRRYMAHLATMMQGFHPFRVNDAVFQKTVAINDFYLKGPSVPYPLGQIQSQGRTHGIMAKVVGDTWFNGYATWVPEWAYDAWVARGVDWLAMSEDLPDDDNRVTLTDEGRIRLSYRPNNVAAHEELVRVARRMLHRLGFWKVMTASHRARNTTHQCGTLVFGRDPATSVLDTFCRTHDVENLFVVDGSFFPSSAAVNPGLTIVAQALRVADHLRRMDLQVSQEAVDGNTPAAVQRT from the coding sequence ATGCAGACGTACGCCTTCGATCTCGTGATCATCGGATCCGGCGCCGGCGGGGGCACAGTGGCGCGCGCGCTGGCAGACACGGGTCGACGGATCCTCGTCATCGAGCGCGGCGACGATGTGCCGTCGGAGGCCGAGAACTGGAGCCCGCACGCTGTCTGGCAGGCGCTCCGCTACAGGACGAGCGAGCGGTGGGTGGATCAGGCCGGGGCGGAGTTCCAGCCATACACGCACTACAACGTCGGCGGCAACACGAAGTTCTGGGGCAGCGTGCTGTATCGCCTGCGCCGCGAGGATTTCGGCGAGATCGCTCACAGAGATGGTGTCTCGCCCGCGTGGCCGATCGCGTACGACGACCTCGCACCCTGGTACGACAGGGCCGAGGCGCTGTATCACGTGCGCGGCGATGGCGCCGACGATCCCACAGAGCCGCCTCGTCGTCCGTACCCGTATCCCCCCGTTCCACATACCGCCACCGTCGCGCGCGTGATCGACGGTTTGCGCGCGCAGGGCCTGCATCCATCGCCGTTGCCGCTGGGGCTCATCGATCCCGGCCTGCCGGACGGCTGTCGCTTGTGCAACACGTGCAACTCGTTCCCGTGCCGCATCGACCGCAAGAGCGACGCCGACGTCTGCTGCGTACGGCCCGCACGCGCCGCAGGCGTGACGGTGTGGACGCGCGCGCTCGCGCAGCGGCTCGTCACCAACGCCGACGGCACGCGTGTCGCTGCCGTGGAAGTCGCGCGTGACGACGATGTCGTGCGCGTGGAAGCGCCGCTGGTCGTCGTGTCGTGCGGCGCCGTCAACTCCGCGGCGCTCATGCTGCGATCGGCGACGCGCCTGCATTCGCGTGGACTCGCCAACTCGTCGGGACTCGTGGGTCGCCGCTACATGGCGCACCTGGCGACGATGATGCAGGGATTCCATCCGTTCCGCGTCAACGACGCGGTGTTCCAGAAGACGGTGGCGATCAACGACTTCTACCTGAAGGGCCCGAGCGTCCCGTATCCGCTCGGCCAGATTCAGTCGCAGGGCCGCACGCACGGCATCATGGCGAAGGTGGTCGGCGATACGTGGTTCAACGGGTACGCGACCTGGGTGCCAGAATGGGCCTACGACGCGTGGGTCGCTCGCGGCGTGGACTGGCTCGCGATGTCGGAAGACCTGCCCGACGATGACAATCGCGTCACGCTGACTGACGAGGGCAGGATTCGCCTGTCGTACAGGCCCAACAACGTTGCCGCGCACGAAGAGCTCGTGCGTGTCGCACGACGGATGCTGCATCGTCTCGGTTTCTGGAAGGTGATGACGGCTTCGCATCGCGCACGCAACACGACGCACCAGTGTGGCACGCTCGTGTTCGGACGTGACCCGGCCACCTCCGTGCTCGACACGTTCTGCCGGACGCACGATGTCGAGAACCTCTTCGTGGTCGACGGCTCGTTCTTCCCCTCGTCGGCAGCCGTCAACCCCGGCCTCACCATCGTTGCGCAGGCGTTGCGCGTGGCCGATCACCTGCGACGCATGGATCTGCAGGTTTCACAGGAGGCGGTCGACGGCAACACGCCGGCGGCCGTGCAGCGCACATGA
- a CDS encoding VOC family protein, which yields MKVQSFSHVGITVSDFSRFVQVYADVFGCPVVGVSDAPPERVRSFFGVGLDHETPRCKIGWIRVPGGATLEIFGFEPTLPPERIPWNRIGQTHFSFEVRGIHRWHDHLKAKGLEIVSQPEQSPRGHWFFFVRDFDGNLIEMIDLRHMYYVLRWLGPLGGWLFRRGMYRQYYDR from the coding sequence ATGAAGGTCCAGTCGTTCAGTCACGTCGGCATCACCGTGTCGGATTTCTCGCGGTTCGTGCAGGTGTACGCCGACGTGTTCGGGTGTCCCGTCGTCGGCGTGTCCGACGCACCACCGGAGCGCGTCAGGAGCTTCTTCGGCGTGGGACTCGACCACGAGACGCCGCGCTGCAAGATCGGATGGATCCGCGTGCCCGGCGGCGCCACGCTCGAGATCTTCGGGTTCGAGCCCACGCTGCCACCCGAGCGCATCCCGTGGAATCGGATCGGACAGACGCACTTCAGTTTCGAAGTGCGCGGCATCCACAGGTGGCACGACCACCTGAAGGCAAAGGGGCTGGAGATCGTGAGCCAGCCGGAGCAATCGCCGCGCGGGCACTGGTTCTTCTTCGTTCGCGACTTCGACGGCAACCTGATCGAGATGATCGATCTGCGCCACATGTACTACGTGCTGCGCTGGCTCGGGCCGCTCGGCGGCTGGCTGTTCCGCCGCGGCATGTACCGGCAGTACTACGACCGCTGA
- a CDS encoding EVE domain-containing protein, with the protein MARRYWLMKCEPAAYTIDDLSRDGRTSWEGVRNYQARNFMRDQMQVGDKVLFYASNATPSGVTGLAEIVRAGYPDHTSWTKGHKYFEDGSRADDPTWFMVDIGFVERFPATLSLETLKQTPGLEDMMVTQKGSRLSVQPVAKAEYDIVVRLGRRAR; encoded by the coding sequence ATGGCACGACGTTACTGGCTGATGAAGTGTGAACCGGCCGCATACACGATCGACGATCTCTCGCGCGACGGCCGGACGAGTTGGGAAGGCGTGCGCAACTATCAGGCGCGCAACTTCATGCGCGACCAGATGCAGGTGGGCGACAAGGTCCTCTTCTACGCGTCAAACGCGACGCCGTCTGGCGTGACGGGCCTTGCCGAGATCGTGCGCGCCGGTTATCCGGATCACACGTCGTGGACGAAAGGACACAAGTACTTCGAGGACGGCAGCCGGGCCGACGATCCGACGTGGTTCATGGTGGACATCGGGTTCGTCGAACGCTTCCCGGCGACACTGTCGCTCGAGACGCTGAAGCAGACGCCCGGACTCGAAGACATGATGGTGACGCAGAAGGGAAGCCGGCTGTCCGTACAGCCTGTGGCGAAGGCCGAGTACGACATCGTCGTCAGGCTCGGACGCCGCGCGCGCTGA
- a CDS encoding MASE1 domain-containing protein, translating into MPHASAHAPASRFSIAQAAAITLVVAAVYVVSIRFSAFWASDGQAGTPIFPGVGAALGCLLLFGRQYWPAILLGRVIAFAFDETWRGAPLALAISSTNAITAWVGAWLLMRWGRVDPGLTRLRDVLWLAIGGGLGSSLVGATLGVTALSLVGELASFGGTWLRWWLGSVGGVLVVTPFMLAWGSGERFPQSLGYWTHLIGSVAATSVAGIWAFFFTTDIQVGTWLVFPLLLWSSLAFGVRGATLALLPATVIGIAGTTMGMGWLGANVEPGVRTILLQQFAIAASFTCLVLAVVADERRGERAVRDREQRLQMALAAARSFGFDFDATTGRVTRTAECAEILGLSPEEAEGGTEDAYRRLLHEDDVAIMDAAGRALSPQSPTVSFVYRVRRPDGGIVHLQETTRAEFDAAGRITRLYGVTMDITDRRRAELEREKLLARERAAREQAEQATLLRDEFLGTVSHELRTPLNAILGWTQILQAGPRTPDAWQSGLATIARNARLQAQLVDDLLDLSRMSAGRLRLDAQTVDLTAVVREAVLAVTPAASARQVQVQQDMPEAGALVMGDPERLQQVFWNLLVNAVKFTEPGGKVRVSIVQADGFWRARVSDTGQGIAPEFLPHVFDRFRQADGSTTRRHNGLGIGLSLVRQLVEMHGGTVQAASGGQGHGATFTVHLPISRDARGSLDGSDAADGAAPATAVSAPASGLTVLVVDDDADARDVARVFLQDAGARVITAADADDGLRLVRNERPDVVVADIGMPGTDGLTFIRNVRGLPNDEGADTPAVALTALVREEDKRRVLEAGYHSHLAKPVSCEALVAAVRHLHHHRRHQV; encoded by the coding sequence GTGCCCCACGCGTCAGCGCACGCCCCGGCATCCCGGTTCTCCATCGCGCAGGCGGCGGCGATCACGCTGGTCGTGGCGGCGGTCTACGTCGTCTCCATCAGGTTTTCGGCGTTCTGGGCCAGCGATGGACAAGCGGGCACGCCGATCTTTCCGGGCGTCGGCGCGGCGCTGGGGTGCCTGCTCCTCTTCGGACGCCAGTACTGGCCGGCCATCCTGCTCGGCCGCGTCATCGCGTTCGCGTTCGACGAGACCTGGCGCGGCGCACCACTCGCCCTGGCCATCAGCAGCACCAATGCCATCACGGCGTGGGTCGGCGCATGGCTGCTGATGCGGTGGGGCCGCGTGGACCCCGGCCTCACTCGTCTGCGCGACGTGCTATGGCTGGCCATCGGTGGCGGTCTCGGGTCGTCGCTGGTCGGCGCGACGCTCGGCGTGACCGCCCTCTCGCTGGTCGGTGAACTCGCGTCGTTCGGCGGCACCTGGCTCCGGTGGTGGCTGGGAAGCGTGGGCGGCGTCCTCGTGGTCACGCCCTTCATGCTCGCCTGGGGATCAGGCGAGCGATTCCCACAGTCCCTCGGATACTGGACGCACCTCATCGGCAGCGTGGCCGCGACGTCGGTCGCCGGCATCTGGGCCTTCTTCTTCACCACCGACATCCAGGTGGGTACCTGGCTCGTATTCCCGCTGCTGCTGTGGAGCAGCCTCGCGTTCGGCGTACGCGGCGCGACGCTCGCCCTGCTGCCGGCCACGGTGATCGGCATCGCCGGCACCACGATGGGTATGGGATGGCTGGGCGCCAACGTGGAACCCGGCGTACGCACCATCCTGCTCCAGCAATTTGCCATCGCCGCGTCGTTCACCTGTCTCGTGCTCGCTGTCGTCGCCGACGAGCGGCGTGGCGAGCGAGCCGTGCGCGATCGCGAGCAACGCCTGCAGATGGCGCTCGCCGCCGCGCGATCGTTCGGGTTCGACTTCGATGCGACGACGGGCCGCGTCACGCGGACCGCCGAGTGCGCGGAGATCCTCGGTCTGTCTCCCGAAGAAGCGGAAGGCGGCACGGAAGACGCCTACCGGCGCCTGCTCCACGAAGACGACGTGGCGATCATGGACGCTGCCGGACGGGCGCTGTCTCCGCAGTCACCCACCGTGTCCTTCGTCTACCGCGTCCGCCGTCCCGACGGCGGCATCGTCCACCTGCAGGAGACGACGCGGGCGGAGTTCGACGCGGCGGGACGCATCACGCGGTTGTACGGCGTGACGATGGACATCACCGACCGCCGACGGGCCGAACTCGAACGCGAAAAGCTCCTCGCGCGCGAGCGGGCGGCCCGTGAGCAAGCCGAACAGGCCACCCTCCTCCGCGACGAATTCCTCGGCACCGTGTCGCACGAGCTGCGCACACCGCTCAACGCGATTCTCGGGTGGACGCAAATCCTGCAGGCAGGGCCGCGAACGCCAGACGCCTGGCAGTCGGGCCTGGCCACCATCGCCCGCAACGCGCGGCTGCAGGCGCAACTGGTGGACGATCTGCTCGACCTGAGCCGCATGAGTGCCGGACGGCTGCGCCTCGACGCGCAGACGGTGGATCTCACGGCTGTGGTCCGCGAAGCCGTCCTTGCCGTGACGCCCGCGGCGTCGGCACGCCAGGTACAGGTGCAGCAGGACATGCCCGAGGCCGGCGCGCTCGTGATGGGCGATCCGGAACGACTGCAGCAGGTGTTCTGGAACCTGCTCGTGAACGCGGTGAAGTTCACCGAGCCGGGCGGGAAGGTGCGCGTGTCGATCGTTCAGGCAGACGGGTTCTGGCGCGCGCGCGTCAGCGACACGGGCCAGGGCATCGCACCCGAATTTCTCCCGCACGTCTTCGATCGCTTCAGGCAGGCCGACGGCTCGACCACCCGCCGTCACAACGGGCTCGGCATCGGTCTCTCACTGGTGCGACAACTCGTGGAGATGCACGGTGGGACCGTGCAGGCGGCCAGCGGAGGTCAGGGCCACGGCGCCACGTTCACCGTCCATCTACCCATCTCACGGGACGCGCGTGGCTCGCTCGACGGATCAGACGCCGCTGACGGCGCCGCACCGGCAACCGCCGTCTCGGCCCCGGCCAGCGGTCTCACGGTGCTCGTGGTCGATGACGATGCCGACGCGCGCGATGTGGCGCGCGTGTTCCTGCAGGACGCGGGGGCTCGCGTCATCACCGCCGCGGACGCCGACGATGGCCTGCGTCTCGTGCGCAACGAACGGCCCGACGTGGTCGTGGCCGACATCGGCATGCCCGGCACCGACGGTCTCACGTTCATCAGGAACGTGCGTGGCCTGCCGAACGACGAAGGTGCCGACACCCCGGCGGTCGCGCTGACGGCACTCGTGCGCGAGGAAGACAAGCGCCGCGTGCTCGAGGCCGGCTACCACTCGCACCTCGCCAAGCCTGTCTCGTGCGAAGCGCTCGTGGCCGCGGTCAGGCACCTGCACCACCACCGGCGACACCAGGTGTAG
- a CDS encoding ATP-binding cassette domain-containing protein, which translates to MIAVHGVSMRYGSKVLFDDVTTTFSAGRRYGLTGPNGAGKSTFMKLLTGDLQPQKGSVTRPAKLGVLRQDQFAFDDYRVVDTVIMGNARLWSALEERDRLYEKADMTDEDGMRLGELEGIVGEEDGYSAESDAAILLAGLDIPDQLHTRTMRELQGGQKVRVLLAQALFGQPQALLLDEPTNHLDLDSIHWLKDFLVRYEGALIVISHDRHFLNAVSTHTADIDYETIITYTGGYDDMVVAKTQIRSKIESDNAQREKKIAQLNEFIARFSAGTRSSQVTSRKKEVERLQTTDLARSNIQRPYIKFAIERPSGKLALECRDVSKSYEHLDVVRDFAAVVNRGEKVVIVGRNGVGKTTLLKALLADAPGVDADPAARDEGTVRWGHEVSVGYFAQDHTGAIPHGTTAVEWLHSFAPDAHRQDIHGLLGQMLFSGEEGHKPTAALSGGETARLLFCRLMLQKPNVLVLDEPTNHLDLESINALNVALQKYDGTVFLVTHDEDLIEEVGTRVWHLTHDHLEDWKGSYEEYVTATRA; encoded by the coding sequence ATGATTGCAGTCCACGGCGTCTCCATGCGGTACGGGTCGAAGGTCCTCTTCGACGATGTGACCACGACCTTCTCTGCGGGCCGCCGGTACGGCCTGACCGGACCGAACGGCGCCGGCAAGTCGACGTTCATGAAGCTGCTGACGGGCGACCTCCAGCCTCAGAAGGGCTCGGTCACGCGTCCGGCCAAGCTTGGCGTGCTGCGGCAGGACCAGTTCGCCTTCGATGACTATCGCGTGGTCGACACGGTCATCATGGGCAACGCGCGCCTGTGGTCGGCACTCGAGGAGCGCGATCGACTCTACGAGAAGGCCGACATGACCGACGAGGACGGCATGCGCCTCGGCGAGCTCGAAGGCATCGTGGGAGAAGAAGACGGCTACAGCGCCGAGAGCGACGCCGCGATCCTGCTCGCCGGCCTCGACATCCCCGACCAACTGCACACGCGCACGATGCGTGAGCTGCAGGGCGGCCAGAAGGTGCGGGTGCTGCTCGCGCAGGCCCTGTTCGGCCAGCCGCAGGCGCTGCTCCTCGACGAGCCCACGAACCACCTGGACCTCGACTCGATTCACTGGCTCAAGGACTTCCTCGTGCGGTACGAGGGAGCGCTGATCGTGATCTCGCACGATCGTCACTTCCTCAACGCCGTGTCCACGCACACGGCCGACATCGATTACGAGACGATCATCACCTACACCGGCGGCTACGACGACATGGTGGTCGCCAAGACGCAGATCCGGTCGAAGATCGAGTCCGACAACGCGCAGCGCGAGAAGAAGATCGCGCAGCTCAACGAATTCATCGCGCGCTTCTCCGCCGGCACGCGTTCGAGCCAGGTGACATCGCGCAAGAAGGAAGTGGAGCGGCTGCAGACCACCGATCTCGCACGCTCCAACATCCAGCGTCCGTACATCAAGTTCGCGATCGAACGGCCGTCGGGCAAGCTCGCGCTCGAATGCAGGGACGTGTCGAAGTCGTACGAGCACCTCGACGTCGTGCGCGACTTCGCGGCCGTCGTCAATCGCGGAGAGAAGGTCGTGATCGTGGGTCGTAACGGCGTGGGCAAGACCACGCTGCTGAAGGCGCTGCTGGCCGATGCGCCCGGTGTCGACGCCGATCCCGCCGCACGTGACGAGGGCACGGTCCGCTGGGGCCACGAAGTGTCGGTGGGCTACTTCGCGCAGGACCACACGGGCGCGATCCCGCACGGCACGACGGCCGTCGAGTGGCTGCACTCGTTCGCGCCCGACGCCCATCGCCAGGACATCCACGGTCTGCTGGGCCAGATGCTGTTCAGCGGCGAGGAAGGCCACAAGCCGACGGCGGCCCTCTCGGGTGGCGAGACGGCGCGGTTGCTCTTCTGCCGCCTGATGCTCCAGAAGCCCAACGTCCTCGTCCTTGACGAGCCGACGAACCACCTCGACCTCGAGTCGATCAACGCACTCAACGTTGCCCTCCAGAAGTACGACGGCACCGTGTTCCTGGTCACGCACGACGAGGATCTGATCGAGGAAGTGGGCACACGCGTGTGGCACCTCACGCACGACCATCTGGAGGACTGGAAGGGTTCCTACGAAGAGTACGTGACGGCCACGCGGGCATGA
- a CDS encoding RNA polymerase sigma factor, with amino-acid sequence MDTTPREKVTGPEGDANLIRAAAQGDEDAMERLLLRAQGFAKRYSLLVCGRTDETEDVAQEALVSTYRHAGAIRDPAAFRTWLFRTVRNACLLSRRKRVDEPAHMLSLDARDGDDRPSVAEPAASTPTPESLLDAESQRAQLRQALLRLPDTQREILVLRDLEGLSTREVAEIVGISEDNVKQRLHRGRLALRELIQGR; translated from the coding sequence ATGGATACGACGCCGCGCGAAAAGGTGACAGGTCCCGAGGGCGACGCGAACCTGATCCGCGCGGCGGCGCAAGGTGACGAGGACGCCATGGAGCGTCTGCTCCTGCGCGCGCAGGGTTTCGCCAAGCGCTACAGCCTCCTTGTGTGCGGCAGGACCGACGAAACGGAGGACGTGGCGCAGGAAGCGCTGGTCAGCACCTACCGGCACGCCGGGGCGATTCGGGATCCGGCGGCGTTCAGGACGTGGCTGTTCCGCACCGTACGCAACGCGTGTCTGCTGAGCCGACGCAAGCGCGTCGACGAACCGGCGCACATGCTGTCGCTCGACGCGCGAGACGGCGACGACAGGCCGAGCGTCGCCGAGCCGGCGGCGTCCACACCCACGCCGGAGAGCCTGCTGGACGCCGAATCGCAGCGCGCCCAGTTGCGTCAGGCCCTCCTGCGCCTCCCGGATACGCAGCGCGAGATCCTCGTTCTGCGGGACCTCGAAGGGCTGTCGACGCGTGAGGTCGCCGAGATCGTGGGGATCAGCGAAGACAACGTGAAGCAGCGCCTGCACCGCGGCCGTCTCGCTCTGCGCGAGCTGATCCAGGGTCGGTAG